The Anolis sagrei isolate rAnoSag1 chromosome Y, rAnoSag1.mat, whole genome shotgun sequence genome contains a region encoding:
- the LOC132780035 gene encoding UDP-GlcNAc:betaGal beta-1,3-N-acetylglucosaminyltransferase 8, whose amino-acid sequence MRGSRCLTVATALLTLVALKAYIEWTAEEEERFPTPHGASWHSNSITSAQPSKESLVFTPQHFNASMQQLRQSIPRANAYWNEKQHRIFRILEGDLESNASRDECLGSGAADRASKIKDFGSYSELYRNFILYDECRTFPLLINQPTKCTRVGKNHTFLLLAIKSLPGNFAARQAVRDTWGQEGAPGGLPVRTVFLLGTAQGRSGPRLQHLVEYESQLFGDILMWDFEDTFFNLTLKDNLFLSWTLEYCRHVSYILKGDDDVFINTPKVLDYLGTLDAQQPLYMGQVMANASPFRIRKSKYYVPESYYVGPYPSYAGGGGYIFSGSLARWLHFVSRHIAFYPIDDVYTGLCFRALGIRPETHPGFQTFDIAEKDREDPCVHSRLLLVHRRSPQQTLQLWKRIMDSELKC is encoded by the coding sequence atgagaggCTCACGATGCCTCACAGTGGCCACTGCTCTTCTGACGCTAGTAGCCCTCAAGGCCTATATAGAGTGGACTGCTGAAGAGGAGGAGCGCTTCCCAACTCCCCACGGAGCCAGTTGGCACAGCAACTCCATCACATCCGCCCAGCCCTCAAAAGAGTCACTGGTATTCACCCCACAACACTTCAATGCTTCCATGCAACAGCTACGGCAAAGCATCCCAAGGGCCAACGCTTACTGGAACGAGAAACAGCATCGTATCTTTCGGATCTTGGAAGGTGACTTGGAAAGCAATGCTTCACGGGACGAATGTTTGGGTTCCGGAGCTGCAGACAGAGCGTCCAAGATCAAAGACTTTGGTTCCTACTCGGAGCTTTACAGGAACTTCATTCTGTACGACGAATGCCGGACTTTTCCACTCTTGATCAACCAGCCCACCAAGTGCACCCGAGTTGGCAAGAACCACACTTTCTTGCTCTTAGCCATCAAATCTTTGCCTGGAAACTTTGCTGCCCGCCAGGCTGTGCGGGACACGTGGGGACAGGAGGGTGCCCCTGGCGGGTTACCCGTCCGCACCGTTTTCTTGTTAGGCACGGCCCAGGGCCGGTCTGGACCTCGCTTGCAACATCTAGTGGAGTACGAGAGCCAGCTTTTTGGGGACATCTTGATGTGGGACTTTGAGGACACCTTCTTCAACTTGACCCTGAAGGACAACCTCTTCCTCAGCTGGACGCTGGAGTACTGCCGACATGTCAGTTACATTTTGAAAGGGGACGATGACGTTTTTATCAACACACCCAAGGTCTTGGACTACTTGGGGACTTTAGATGCTCAACAACCACTGTACATGGGGCAAGTGATGGCAAATGCTTCGCCGTTCCGCATCCGCAAGAGCAAGTACTATGTGCCGGAATCGTACTACGTGGGTCCTTACCCGTCCTATGCCGGAGGTGGTGGCTACATTTTCTCTGGATCACTAGCCCGATGGCTCCACTTTGTATCTCGGCACATAGCCTTCTACCCTATCGATGATGTTTACACAGGGCTCTGCTTTCGAGCCTTGGGCATCCGCCCCGAGACTCACCCAGGCTTCCAGACTTTCGATATTGCAGAGAAGGACCGCGAGGACCCTTGTGTACACAGCAGGTTGCTCTTGGTGCATCGACGTAGCCCTCAGCAGACACTTCAGCTCTGGAAACGAATCATGGACTCAGAACTCAAGTGCTGA